In Chitinophagales bacterium, one DNA window encodes the following:
- a CDS encoding DinB family protein, translated as MHSIQINKPQPHEHPEYVGNYIAKANWNDLFEAHRESVKVLQELLRSLSEEKWNFRYGPGKWSIKEIVGHLIDAERIMAFRALCFARREQQPLPGFEENDYAENSNASEREPADLLNELQHVRQSTIDFFSSLKEETFMNSGIANKNSSTVRAIAWMIPGHMMHHADVIKERYL; from the coding sequence ATGCATTCTATACAAATCAATAAGCCACAACCGCATGAGCACCCTGAATATGTTGGAAATTACATTGCAAAAGCCAATTGGAACGATCTCTTTGAAGCACACCGTGAAAGCGTGAAAGTATTGCAGGAGCTGCTCCGGTCTCTCTCCGAAGAAAAATGGAATTTTCGGTATGGGCCGGGAAAGTGGAGCATTAAAGAAATTGTTGGTCATTTAATTGATGCGGAAAGAATCATGGCATTCCGGGCGCTGTGCTTTGCACGCAGGGAACAGCAGCCATTGCCGGGCTTTGAAGAAAATGATTATGCTGAAAATAGTAATGCTTCCGAAAGAGAGCCTGCTGATCTGCTTAATGAATTACAGCATGTCCGGCAGTCAACCATCGATTTTTTTTCCAGTCTTAAGGAAGAAACATTTATGAATTCAGGTATTGCAAACAAAAATTCTTCAACTGTTCGTGCTATCGCCTGGATGATTCCAGGGCATATGATGCACCATGCTGATGTAATTAAAGAAAGGTATTTGTAG